CTGCTTGTAACTGTATCGATTTGCAGGGAGCTTAGCTTCAGTTGGATGTTCCGTAAAACATCCGGGTTGATTACGTCCTCCATATAAAGGAGATTCACATTCGTATTGCTTCTAGTCCCCAAAGTGTAGCTTTGATTCGCTAACGCCGTCGTCTTCAATCGTTGACGAATAAGGGCTATATTCACCTCACTGTTTTCTATGAAACCATCTCGCGGTCCTCGTATGGATACTTCCATATTCGACTCATCAATGGATCTTTGAGGCATTTTCGCAACGTTAATGGAAAGCATTTGGGACGTTTGACAGTCAAAAAGAAGCAAATTACCTGAAAACAAAGCCAATGAAAGCTCCTCCTGAACCCGGGGAGATGGCTTGATTTCCTCGATGGCGAGTAAGTGATCGAGAGTTTCCACCCCAATCGTTTTCCCTTTTTTTATAAGTCGATCCACGGCCGGTAAGACTGTATCATAAATTAACATGCTGTCTACCATTCCACTAGTGTAAACCAATAAAACTTCCTGCCTATCCATATCCTCATGATTAAAAACCTTGCTGCTTACACGAACATCGGAATGGGCTTGAAAAAGCTGATATAATCCTTCTTTTGTCAATAATGCATGATGGTCATGTGCCTTAGCCATATTAATTGGATTCACCTACTTTTAAGTTTTACTAGAAGGAATGTCATGAGGAGGGATGCAATTAAAACTGCACATACAGCTGGATAATAAATCCGATATAAGAAGGAAACGAACTTGTCGGATTGCCAATTAACGAGCTCGCCGATGACCATGACGCCATATATGATGGTTAAAGACCACTTTTTCTTTGTGAATCCCAATAATTCGTTCGTCAAGAACATGAGCAAACTGACACGAACCAAAGCACCGGCAAACCATTGGAAAATCGAGAAGAAATCCACACGTGTAATATATTTACCGATCGTTAACAGTTTCCATTCTTCATAGGCTGGATTATTCATCAGTGCCGCTTCTACAGGTCCAAACTCAGCGATCGCTGCAGTCAGGGGGCCAAGTGCTAGTATAAATAAGAAAGAGCTGGTCAGAATCAATCCTTTCAATGTAAAGGAATGTTTGGAGTACCCTTGAAGAAGGAGAAGATACAAGATTTCACCAAATGCTGCACACACATAGATCATTCCTTTTAGAGACGGTTCGAACCCCTGCTCGAATAGGGGGAATAATAGGGTGTAATCCTTCTTCGGTACATTGCTGATGCCGATAAAGACGCCGAATAAGCAAACGATAAAGAAAAGAAACGGACCTAGGATGGCGATTGTTTTGATTCCTTTAACGGATGCATAATAACTAATAAGTAAAAAAGATAACACAATTACCAAATTGGGCACCTCGGAGGCATAATTATCCTTTGCCCAAAATAATGTATATTTCATGGTGACAAATGCTTCAGAAAACATGATCATTCCCAAACATACTGCTAAAATTTTCACGAATGGCGGAGAATAGTGATTCCGTAAAAAGGACAATAACGACTCTCGTCCAAGTGCGCGGGACATATAAAAAATCATCAATCCCATAATTATGATGGGGATAATGCTAAATAGGACACTTATCCAAGCGTCCCTCCCGGCTGCCGTTAAAATATTCGGCAAGATCAATACATGTACCATGAAGCCTGTTGAAATGATTGTCAGTAAATAGACATGAATGGATTTAAGGTTTACGTTTTTCATAAGCATCCTCAAGAACAAGAGTTTTTATATATTTTGCGTATTTATTAGGATTCTATTCTTCAAATGTTCTCCTGAAACGTGCGAGGAAAGAAAAATACCGCCCTGCCTGATGATAGGCTTAAGCGGTAAAAAGATGATCCAATCAATCGGTATTGTTGCCGGGTCCGTTCTTTCGTTTATTCGCCGTATATTCCTTGCCATGTGCTTCCTGTTCAGCAATGATGCCTTCTTCTGGAATGTGGTTATTTTTCTTCGGTGAATTGATACGGTTACGATGTTTTTTTCCCATGCTGCAGCTCCCCTTCATCCAACTTTTGATTCTTGGTCTATCTTGGACGTGCTACCGTTAGCTTGTCCGATAAACATCAAAAATACCTCTATAATAGGCACTTCATAATAAAGGAAAACCGTTCGCCAAAACCGAATATGTTACCAGGGCTACATTATGGGGGGGATTCTATGTTTCCGGTTTTGAACACTG
This genomic stretch from Peribacillus muralis harbors:
- a CDS encoding GerAB/ArcD/ProY family transporter is translated as MKNVNLKSIHVYLLTIISTGFMVHVLILPNILTAAGRDAWISVLFSIIPIIIMGLMIFYMSRALGRESLLSFLRNHYSPPFVKILAVCLGMIMFSEAFVTMKYTLFWAKDNYASEVPNLVIVLSFLLISYYASVKGIKTIAILGPFLFFIVCLFGVFIGISNVPKKDYTLLFPLFEQGFEPSLKGMIYVCAAFGEILYLLLLQGYSKHSFTLKGLILTSSFLFILALGPLTAAIAEFGPVEAALMNNPAYEEWKLLTIGKYITRVDFFSIFQWFAGALVRVSLLMFLTNELLGFTKKKWSLTIIYGVMVIGELVNWQSDKFVSFLYRIYYPAVCAVLIASLLMTFLLVKLKSR